A genomic region of Candidatus Thermoplasmatota archaeon contains the following coding sequences:
- a CDS encoding glycosyltransferase family 4 protein — MCMKIACFHNFLTEERGAELAFKNMAIGLAKIGHNSEVHAFDISQEFKNEFVAHGIKFFSYNFKKERAKVLKRKLLYFLKYVLQYLFTIKKISKKINLENYDVVLVSHWYSAMIIPGLNKPVLYYCQEPPRHVYEFDPGGFGELLTSDDERLCKIIEKRVLDRLLNFITKYMDLWCGRKAEIIVGNSEYSKSLLQKIYKKPVLKVYLGVDTGVFKDNQSEKQNFILSIGPLCFFKGHDFVINGLALLPPSKRPALIIVGSGSSTDRQYLLELGNRLNVKVDIKSGMSTGELVGLYNSALATVCAFVREPFGLVAIESMACSTPVIAVKEGGLIETVNNDRGILIRRDPKELAEAIALLEDSPRLAKEFGKKGSEFVSKNFSWELCCENLEKALIKLTKRVC; from the coding sequence ATGTGCATGAAAATTGCGTGCTTCCATAATTTCCTTACTGAGGAGCGTGGTGCCGAACTAGCATTCAAAAATATGGCGATAGGACTTGCAAAAATAGGTCACAACTCTGAAGTGCATGCCTTCGATATCTCTCAAGAATTTAAGAATGAATTTGTAGCCCATGGCATAAAATTCTTCTCCTATAATTTCAAGAAAGAAAGAGCAAAAGTGCTCAAAAGAAAGCTACTCTATTTTTTAAAATACGTACTCCAGTACCTCTTCACTATAAAAAAAATCTCTAAAAAAATCAATCTTGAAAATTACGATGTAGTGCTTGTTAGTCATTGGTATTCAGCAATGATTATACCCGGACTTAACAAGCCTGTGCTTTATTACTGTCAGGAGCCGCCAAGACATGTGTATGAGTTTGATCCAGGTGGTTTTGGGGAGCTACTGACCTCGGATGATGAAAGACTTTGTAAGATTATTGAGAAAAGAGTTTTAGATAGACTCTTAAATTTTATCACAAAATACATGGACCTATGGTGTGGGAGGAAAGCTGAGATAATAGTTGGTAATTCTGAGTATAGTAAGAGCCTTCTACAGAAAATTTACAAAAAACCTGTTTTAAAAGTGTATTTAGGTGTAGATACGGGGGTGTTCAAAGATAATCAATCTGAGAAACAAAATTTCATCCTGAGCATAGGACCTCTTTGCTTTTTTAAAGGGCATGATTTTGTAATTAATGGGCTAGCACTTCTACCTCCAAGTAAAAGACCTGCCTTGATAATAGTTGGAAGTGGTAGTAGCACTGATAGACAATACCTCTTAGAATTAGGTAATAGGTTAAATGTCAAAGTTGATATTAAGAGCGGAATGAGCACCGGCGAACTTGTAGGGTTGTATAACAGTGCACTCGCTACTGTATGCGCTTTTGTGCGAGAGCCTTTCGGACTCGTAGCTATAGAATCTATGGCTTGCTCTACCCCTGTTATCGCTGTTAAAGAAGGCGGTTTAATTGAAACCGTGAATAACGACCGCGGTATTTTGATTAGACGAGATCCTAAAGAGCTTGCTGAAGCAATAGCTCTTTTAGAAGATAGTCCTCGTTTAGCAAAAGAGTTTGGTAAAAAAGGCTCTGAGTTTGTCTCAAAAAATTTCAGTTGGGAACTGTGTTGTGAGAATTTAGAAAAAGCTCTGATAAAACTTACTAAACGAGTGTGCTAA
- a CDS encoding glycosyltransferase codes for MKKRIAIFHDYFDKLGGGERLVLILARALGADVIATATDLELIKKLGYKDVKVIGLGKNPPFQGLKQILATFKFLTCDFSNNYDLFILSGNWAKYASLRHHPNLYYCHTPVRAFYDLREEYLEEQKGFKKLLFKFWSFAHSKFDQYQVKHVDKIVVNSRNVQERVKKYYKRDSEIAYPPVPTSRYYFENLGDFWLSVNRLYPHKRIDLQLEIFRNLPNECLKIVGWYSKGDESEKYMKSLKIPENVELLGEIEEEALIKLYAQCKGFITTAEDEDFGMSAIEAMASGKAVLAVNEGGYRETVINNETGFLLPPRAEAFVNKIKALSEKDLERMKDQCRARAQEFDESIFIRKMKELSD; via the coding sequence ATGAAAAAAAGAATAGCAATTTTCCACGATTACTTCGACAAGCTTGGTGGCGGCGAAAGGCTAGTACTTATACTTGCAAGAGCGCTAGGCGCAGATGTAATAGCAACCGCTACTGACTTGGAGCTAATCAAAAAACTAGGGTATAAAGATGTAAAAGTTATAGGGCTCGGTAAAAACCCACCTTTCCAGGGGTTAAAGCAGATCTTAGCAACATTCAAATTCTTAACATGCGATTTCTCGAATAACTACGATTTATTCATACTTTCAGGTAATTGGGCTAAGTACGCTTCTTTGCGCCATCACCCCAATCTTTATTACTGCCATACTCCTGTAAGAGCTTTTTACGATTTAAGAGAGGAATATCTTGAGGAGCAGAAAGGATTTAAAAAATTGTTATTCAAGTTTTGGAGTTTTGCGCATAGCAAGTTTGACCAATATCAAGTGAAGCATGTTGATAAAATTGTTGTAAATAGTAGAAATGTACAAGAAAGGGTAAAAAAGTATTATAAAAGAGATTCAGAAATCGCGTATCCACCCGTTCCAACATCTAGATATTACTTTGAGAATTTAGGAGACTTTTGGCTTTCTGTGAATAGATTATATCCACATAAAAGAATAGATTTACAGCTTGAGATATTTCGCAACCTGCCCAATGAGTGCCTCAAAATTGTCGGCTGGTACAGTAAAGGCGACGAATCCGAAAAATATATGAAGAGTTTAAAAATACCTGAAAATGTAGAGCTGCTCGGCGAGATTGAAGAAGAAGCGCTAATAAAACTTTACGCTCAGTGTAAAGGCTTTATTACTACAGCCGAAGACGAAGATTTTGGTATGAGCGCTATAGAAGCAATGGCTTCAGGCAAAGCAGTACTTGCAGTGAATGAAGGAGGCTATAGAGAGACAGTAATAAACAATGAAACAGGCTTCCTTTTGCCTCCAAGAGCAGAGGCTTTTGTAAATAAAATTAAAGCTTTAAGTGAAAAAGATTTGGAAAGAATGAAAGATCAATGTAGAGCGAGAGCGCAGGAGTTTGATGAAAGTATATTCATTAGAAAAATGAAAGAATTATCTGACTAA
- the alaS gene encoding alanine--tRNA ligase — protein MFEEEYRLEFFKHNRYARRICKKCKTPFWSIEELATCGDTPCSEYGFIGNSPVKKCYEVSEMRNEFLKFFEALNHKIIKRYPVIARWREDVFLVNASIYNFQPLVTSGLVKPPANPLVISQPCIRLNDIDLVGKTSKHLTTFEMLGHHAFNTKKEKIYWKEETIGYCNEFLTTKLGVAIQDIIYKEKPWFGGGNAGAALEVVIKGLEVATLVFMQFQQDSKGSIELGNERYSPMATKVVDPGYGLERMVWLSKATPTIYEAIYPDCLEYLIGLSETDIADYLSNEYFKGLLVEYSKLSSYIELGTKREIENVKKSLLQKLSLDEKYFTALEILTSIYALADSIKCIAFMLGDCIVPSNVRAGYLARLVIRKALRTIEELKIKGSLAEIVAWELERLVDFPELKDNMAIIMKILELETGKYRTTLEKGKSIVKRALAEGKKLEPLVLVEFYDTYGIHPTVVQKVAEESNISIEVPESFYSILAERHLKVEQKGAPKEALPFVTEVLFYEEPEIKEFDAKVIYVKDNHVILDRTAFYPEAGGQSCDKGIIVSEKGNELKVIHVEKSGNAIIHTVVGSLAVGEKVHCKINWRRRVSLTRHHTATHIILGAARKILGPHVWQEGAQKTLDFARLDISHFARITSEELKKIELEANRIVAENIKIDKKFVSRNEAEQKYGFRLYQGGVPPGNKIRVVKINEFDVQACAGTHCKTTNEVGLIKITRHERIQDGIERLEFVAGEATLKEIQKADSILREASLKLRTTPSELLRTIDNFIEDWKLLRKEVETLREYKAKSEVKKLALKPESVGNIKIISDILPLDRDELFVLAGELIKHDNIVTILGSDKGEANFVIARSMNLDFIDCAELAKECAKLLNGSGGGKKDFAQGGGAKKEALKQALEMAKKSTKRLVR, from the coding sequence AAAATGCAAAACTCCTTTCTGGAGTATTGAAGAGCTCGCTACCTGCGGCGATACACCATGCTCAGAATACGGTTTTATTGGCAATAGCCCTGTAAAGAAGTGCTATGAAGTTAGTGAAATGCGTAATGAATTTTTAAAATTTTTCGAAGCTCTAAATCATAAAATAATAAAGCGCTATCCAGTAATTGCTCGCTGGCGAGAGGATGTTTTTCTAGTCAACGCCTCTATTTACAATTTCCAGCCTTTAGTTACTAGCGGATTAGTAAAACCTCCTGCAAACCCTCTCGTAATTTCGCAGCCTTGTATAAGACTTAACGATATTGATTTAGTAGGTAAGACAAGCAAGCATTTAACTACTTTTGAAATGTTGGGCCATCATGCGTTCAATACGAAGAAAGAGAAGATATACTGGAAAGAAGAAACTATTGGATATTGCAACGAGTTCCTCACTACCAAGCTCGGGGTAGCAATCCAAGATATTATTTACAAAGAGAAGCCATGGTTTGGAGGCGGTAACGCAGGCGCAGCTCTTGAGGTAGTAATTAAGGGTTTAGAAGTTGCAACTTTAGTATTCATGCAGTTCCAGCAAGACAGTAAAGGATCAATAGAGCTCGGCAACGAGCGCTACTCCCCAATGGCTACGAAAGTTGTGGATCCAGGTTATGGGTTAGAAAGAATGGTATGGCTTTCTAAAGCAACTCCCACAATCTACGAGGCTATCTACCCAGATTGCCTAGAATATTTGATTGGTTTGAGTGAGACTGATATTGCAGATTATCTCAGTAACGAGTATTTTAAGGGTTTACTTGTAGAATATTCTAAACTCAGCAGTTATATAGAGCTTGGTACGAAGCGAGAAATTGAGAATGTAAAGAAAAGCTTACTTCAGAAGTTATCTTTAGATGAAAAGTATTTTACAGCACTTGAAATTTTAACTTCAATTTACGCGCTTGCCGATAGTATTAAGTGCATTGCCTTTATGCTGGGAGATTGTATAGTACCTTCAAATGTACGTGCAGGCTATCTTGCAAGACTCGTAATAAGAAAAGCGCTAAGAACTATAGAAGAACTCAAAATAAAGGGAAGTTTAGCAGAGATTGTTGCTTGGGAACTAGAAAGATTAGTAGATTTTCCTGAACTAAAAGATAACATGGCTATCATTATGAAAATACTTGAGCTAGAGACCGGCAAATATCGTACAACTCTTGAAAAGGGTAAAAGCATTGTTAAAAGAGCGCTTGCAGAGGGTAAAAAGCTAGAGCCTTTAGTGCTTGTAGAATTTTACGATACTTATGGTATACATCCCACAGTTGTTCAGAAAGTGGCTGAAGAATCTAATATTAGTATAGAAGTGCCTGAAAGCTTTTACTCAATACTTGCAGAAAGGCACTTGAAGGTAGAGCAAAAAGGAGCGCCAAAAGAAGCTCTTCCTTTCGTCACAGAAGTATTATTTTACGAAGAGCCTGAGATTAAAGAGTTTGATGCTAAAGTGATTTACGTAAAGGATAACCATGTAATTTTGGATCGAACTGCATTCTATCCCGAGGCTGGTGGACAATCTTGCGATAAAGGTATAATTGTGAGTGAAAAAGGTAATGAGCTAAAAGTAATTCATGTAGAGAAATCAGGAAATGCTATTATCCACACAGTAGTAGGTAGTTTGGCGGTAGGTGAAAAAGTTCATTGCAAAATCAATTGGAGGCGTCGAGTGTCTCTTACAAGACATCATACCGCCACACATATTATACTTGGCGCTGCCAGAAAAATTTTAGGTCCTCATGTATGGCAAGAAGGAGCGCAGAAAACGCTAGATTTTGCAAGATTAGATATTTCGCATTTTGCAAGGATAACTAGCGAAGAGCTTAAGAAAATAGAGCTTGAAGCCAATCGCATAGTTGCTGAAAATATTAAAATTGATAAGAAATTCGTATCTAGAAACGAGGCTGAGCAGAAATACGGATTTAGATTATACCAAGGTGGTGTGCCGCCAGGCAATAAAATAAGAGTTGTGAAAATTAACGAGTTTGATGTACAGGCTTGCGCAGGAACGCATTGTAAAACAACAAACGAAGTAGGGTTGATAAAAATAACGCGACATGAAAGAATACAAGACGGTATTGAGAGGTTAGAATTTGTAGCTGGCGAAGCCACTTTAAAAGAGATTCAGAAAGCAGATAGTATTTTGAGAGAAGCCTCACTCAAGTTAAGAACAACTCCCTCAGAGCTATTGAGAACGATAGATAATTTTATAGAAGATTGGAAGTTGTTAAGAAAAGAAGTTGAAACTTTACGAGAATACAAAGCCAAAAGCGAGGTAAAGAAATTGGCTTTAAAGCCTGAAAGTGTAGGTAATATAAAGATAATTTCCGATATTTTGCCTTTAGATAGAGACGAGCTTTTTGTGCTCGCCGGGGAATTAATCAAGCACGATAACATAGTTACAATTTTAGGCAGCGATAAAGGAGAGGCTAATTTTGTGATAGCAAGGTCTATGAATTTAGATTTTATTGACTGCGCTGAGCTTGCAAAAGAATGCGCTAAGCTCTTAAATGGCAGTGGCGGCGGAAAAAAGGATTTCGCACAAGGTGGCGGAGCTAAAAAAGAAGCGCTTAAGCAAGCATTGGAAATGGCTAAAAAATCTACGAAAAGATTAGTCAGATAA